The Halichoerus grypus chromosome 9, mHalGry1.hap1.1, whole genome shotgun sequence genomic sequence TATGAGATCACATGGTTAGGAAACTGACTCAAAAAGCCATGTTTTCCAGTTTTATGTCCTGGACCATGTGCCCAAGTGGAGCCCTACCACTGGGACATGTGAGAAGCAGGGACCTTTGTGGAAGGAGCTGGGGTCCCCATCAACTTACCCACAGGTTTTACTCTGTGGCTCCTTATCTTCCTacaagtgggggtgggagcagaagGGGTGACTGGCTCAGCAGTCACTGAGGGGTTTGATCAGAGACTCTGAGACCTTTCAatattaagagagaaagaaaaacattttgtagGGGTGAATGTCTTTAAGTGCCATCATTATGAATCGTAATTACATTGTTAAAACTTTCCTTTCAGAACTTTTGCTAATATGGTAAGAAACCATCAAAAgtccctcccctcttcttcctggCTTTGAAGGGCCCTGGAGggactccttccctccctccctcactccctccctcccttccttccttccttcctggttttatttttaagtaatcttcacacccaacatggggttcaaacctacaaccccaagatcaagagttgcatgctctatggactgagcagGCCAGGTGTCcctgcagggtcctgggctttCTGATCAGAACTGCACATCATGTGTATCTAGCAGTCCTCTGTTTGCAGCCAGGCCTGGCCTGTGTGCTGTTTCCTGTCTGTGTCTGTCGGCTCCTCCTCTGGGAATGAGATATGCCAGCTCAGCAAATGCACACGGCTGTCTTACTGTCTTATTATGGAACTAATATTTAATAATCTTATTATCTTTTCTGACCAGTTTACATGAGGTGGAAGCACTGTGAGGTGCAAGGTGATAGGACTTTATGCAATCTAACGAAACTACTGAACAAACTTCAGAAAGATCACAGAGATGACATCTATCTCTACACCTCTGGGCACTTGAATTCCAATAAGCTCTACAGGCCACCGGAGACAATCCTATATCACTGGCCCAATGCCAATAgaccaaaaggggaaaaaatcttcaaaatagaaAAGCCATCTGATAAGAAGATTGCAAAGATGAAAGATGCTTTGGCTTATTTTGCCATCAATACAGCTCTGAGTCCAAAAGATGCCCAGACCACACCACTATTCAGGTATTTGAACCCTCTGGAGCATATTTCCCACACTTCAGAAGAGGACTTCTTTCCAAGGAAGGCTCCAGGAAGAGAGGCTTCTCCAGAACTGCGGAGGAGAGAAGAGCTGAGACTGCCAGAGATGAAGGTTCTCAAGTACAGAACAGTGGAGTCCAGCCGTCAATGTGTGATGTCTCCCCGACCCAAGGATGAGTACCGGTACATCAGCTCCTACTTAGCTGGCATAACAAAGGCAGACAAGTATAAGAAATTTCTGCGTTTCCAAAAAGAAGTTCTTGCAAAGCAAGATCTCATGAAGCACGATTTCACTGGGAGCAAGGCAGCAATATGCCATGAAAAGAAGTTGGAACAGGTAAGGAGGGTGATTTTGTAGTGCTGTGGGGAAACTGCTGTAGTCCTAGGTGTCTAAATGTTGTGGGTGGGGATCCACATTCAGGCACCTCCTTTACATTTCCAGCTAGAAAATAGTGCACCTACCAGTTCTGACATGATGTAGATGATAACAGGGAGAAGTAAAGGCAGGCTAAGTCTGGAAACAGGTCAGTTGGAGGTGACTTCATAGGCAGAGTATCAGATGCTGCCTGGCAGCTGTGGTACATACAATGTTCATGGATAGCAGACATATCTGACGAAAGGTTTGCCTAACTCACTGTGGAAGCATGTGAGGGGAGAGTGAGGCAGGAGTAGACGGTTAGGTAATGTAGGTACAGTCTGCTTGGAGTCACCCATGTCTGTGGAAGGTGGTTAGCATGATGGGAGGAGCTTTGGTGAACTCCCAGGGGCTGTGAGTCGTGCACAGTGACCGCAGATGTGATGCAAGGGTGAGAATGCCAGAATGGAAGAAATAGCAGCATACCCGAGAAATAACCAAACCTGATGAGGGTTTTGGCTGAGAGGGCTAATGGAAAGAGGAAGACCCTGGGGACATTGTGGACAAGTACAGGGTGTAATGgagtgaataaagaaaacatagacCAACGCCTTTGAAAACAGTGCAATCAGACCTTCTCAGCACTGCTCAGAGGGAATGAGATGCACCTTGGTTTGCTGCCTGGCTCTGTCCAGACCCAGTTCTGGAGTGGTGGGAGATGGACCCTCTGATAGAAAGCCCCGTGGGAATTCTTATTACTCTACCGAGAAGctatttggaaaggaaaatgaagacatcTTAAAATGGCTGGTTCTCTTTATCCACCAGGAGCTCCAGAAAGTGTGCGTGTGTGACCCTCAGCAGTTCAATAGACTGCACGTCTTCAGAGAAGTCtttgaagatatttgcaatagtTCTTTGATATTTGGtgatatcttgaaagaagttaaggtaataaaaaatgtttatttcccacATAACCACTGAGAGCCACACATGATGTTCTGCACACAGGATCGCATTTCTCACAGAAATTCTGCCAAGTATCATGGCCTCCATTCTATAGATGACGAAAATCACTTGCAGACTCAAAGTAACGTGCATATAGCCACATAAATCACAAGTGGGCCCATGTGAATAAACAACCAGCTAGCTCACTCCTTAAGCCCATTTTGCCCCCACTAAAGCTTCCCAATTATTTATAGGCTTTTCTAAATTGTACATATGTAACATATAAACTTTTATAATTATGCATAATTATTTCATATACATTCCTATGGAATTATAAGTTTGCTGTGATTTCATGATGAAAGTGACCTTCATATCAAAGCTGAGTTGAAAtgaggttgcttccatatctttctATTGCCTAAGGCCTAAATAAGAGCAGCCATACAGTGGCCTGTTCTCCAGAGAACATCCCCAAACCTAGGGAGTAATCCCTGGCAGGTGAGCAGGACCCACAGAGCATCTGTATGGCAGGAGATCGTGTGTTGTATGTGTGTCAAGGTATTTTAGGATGCTATTCTGAGGTGATCAACAGTTAACCCTCAAATGTGCTTCAAAGTTGGTGGGATTTTATACACTTTATTGTATGTATTATTGGTTTTATACTGaaggaacattttataatttttgaaatgatCTAAACCGACATCCTTAACTTCCATATTATTTATCCCTGCAAAGAAACTTACCTTGTGGTGATATAATACAttttcagtggattttttttttttttgtacaggaTGAATATGAACTCTACATGGCAATACTTCTGCAGTCCCACTCCCCATCACAGTGTAAGGTAACAGCTGATCCTCCAGGTGTCTAAATAAAGCCTATTTCTTCATTGCTTCATATTTCATAAGTAGGAGAAAGCATTCTGAATCCAAGAAGCCCCATTTGTGCCTCTACAGCTGAAGGACACTGTGGGTAAAGAATTTACCTCCTGCCCACAGTGAGAGTGAGCggtggggtgagggggggcaTACACATTTCCTGTGTTTTGCCAATGTCTCTGGCCACCCACTGTCAGTGATCTCTCTGGCTCATTCCTCTGTAACCCAGTCCTCACCTGACTGTTTTCCTCAGCATTgatcctctcttttctccctctcaccctggTTATGAGATACATTTGCATACCCTTACACTGATGACCCCTAGCTCTGTATATGTCACCCAGATATTTCCTGGGAGTTCCAGATTATACCTGTTTCCAGCTTCTTGCTGGACGTTGACACTTAGGTGTCCAAAGCAGGCAGATTACAGACCtaaaaatagggagattatccagaATTACCTGGGTGGGCCCAAACTGATCCCATGGGTCCCTCACAGCAGAGAACCTTCTCTGGCTGGGCTCAGAAGGGAGACGTGGCAGAAGGGGAGTCAGAGAGatttggagggagaggaggattcCATGGCCATTGAGGGCTCTGGGGTGGAGGGTCCATGCACAGACACTAGAGAGAGGCGTCCAGGAGCTGCCAGCCAGCAAGAACAGGAGCTCAGTCCTACAACCGCAAGGAAGTGGGTCCTGGCAACCGCCTGAGTGATCCTGGAGGAAATTGTGTCCCAGAGCTTTGAGAAAGGAAGGTAGCCAGCCGGCACCCTGATTTCAGCCCAGGGAGACCCTAGCAGGGCCCAGCAGAGCAAACCAGACTCCTGCCCTCCAGAATGGCGATGACAAGTTTGTGTTGAGCCACAAAGTTTGTGATGACTGTGTAAAACTTAGAAAATACCCTGTAAATATCTCAAAATAGAGTTTCCAACACTGTTTTTAAGCTGTCCTTTATCAAACTTTAGCTATTGTAGGGTGTGCGTGTGATGCTCATCTCTCTGGTGCCTCCCGGTGGCCTGGATTCCACATCTTCCCTGCATTTTCCCCATGAGTCAGCTGTGCTCGGCTGAATAGTGTCCTCCAAAACATTATGTCCACTTGGAAGCTGTGAGTGTGACC encodes the following:
- the C9H6orf118 gene encoding uncharacterized protein C6orf118 homolog isoform X1, translated to MAGASGPEFYMRWKHCEVQGDRTLCNLTKLLNKLQKDHRDDIYLYTSGHLNSNKLYRPPETILYHWPNANRPKGEKIFKIEKPSDKKIAKMKDALAYFAINTALSPKDAQTTPLFRYLNPLEHISHTSEEDFFPRKAPGREASPELRRREELRLPEMKVLKYRTVESSRQCVMSPRPKDEYRYISSYLAGITKADKYKKFLRFQKEVLAKQDLMKHDFTGSKAAICHEKKLEQELQKVCVCDPQQFNRLHVFREVFEDICNSSLIFGDILKEVKDEYELYMAILLQSHSPSQCKTLLANAKGLEKRSVKTADINQAKEELRVMVMATKAALEHNDKLRSELEMENTLLQSAKGKSELSKKDVMNEDHLTLIEKVEKKRCEILNKWDEIQALEREIKTTLIHTGILHITENRIKSIETEAIKLETANRILKKKIHVIENQVKQTMENNNMSEEEQQNLWDFIKEFVNLKETDHNSSDWKMTYENSQPSCA
- the C9H6orf118 gene encoding uncharacterized protein C6orf118 homolog isoform X2, with amino-acid sequence MRWKHCEVQGDRTLCNLTKLLNKLQKDHRDDIYLYTSGHLNSNKLYRPPETILYHWPNANRPKGEKIFKIEKPSDKKIAKMKDALAYFAINTALSPKDAQTTPLFRYLNPLEHISHTSEEDFFPRKAPGREASPELRRREELRLPEMKVLKYRTVESSRQCVMSPRPKDEYRYISSYLAGITKADKYKKFLRFQKEVLAKQDLMKHDFTGSKAAICHEKKLEQELQKVCVCDPQQFNRLHVFREVFEDICNSSLIFGDILKEVKDEYELYMAILLQSHSPSQCKTLLANAKGLEKRSVKTADINQAKEELRVMVMATKAALEHNDKLRSELEMENTLLQSAKGKSELSKKDVMNEDHLTLIEKVEKKRCEILNKWDEIQALEREIKTTLIHTGILHITENRIKSIETEAIKLETANRILKKKIHVIENQVKQTMENNNMSEEEQQNLWDFIKEFVNLKETDHNSSDWKMTYENSQPSCA